The Aminithiophilus ramosus genome contains a region encoding:
- a CDS encoding DUF5752 family protein, which produces MRQMTEPFRFKSCDLVPLSTGLRAQTLDELAQRLQVAPEGSLHYHFWGRLLRPQIGESEYGNDFASWTESELHDRTLAERFSAANPSDYDDLEGLREELLSLVEGRLDEEERLHWFRTERPFFFTRGQLLVFDGQMTASTPEELHRAFGEAERSSLFYHFIDARRRTEGHGDDFSLWLEAFEETEEARRHLRYLDPYLLSLEELRSGLRQAMALGEEAEA; this is translated from the coding sequence ATGCGACAGATGACAGAACCTTTCCGATTCAAGAGCTGCGACCTCGTCCCCCTCAGCACGGGACTGCGGGCCCAGACTCTCGACGAGCTGGCCCAACGGCTCCAGGTCGCTCCCGAAGGGAGCCTCCACTACCACTTCTGGGGACGGCTCCTCCGCCCCCAGATCGGAGAGAGCGAGTACGGCAACGACTTCGCCTCCTGGACCGAGTCGGAGCTTCACGACCGGACCCTGGCCGAGCGGTTTTCCGCCGCCAACCCCTCCGACTACGACGACCTGGAGGGCCTCAGGGAAGAGCTTCTCTCCCTCGTCGAGGGGCGCCTCGACGAGGAGGAGCGGCTCCACTGGTTCCGGACGGAGCGCCCCTTCTTCTTCACGCGGGGCCAGCTCCTCGTCTTCGACGGACAGATGACGGCCTCGACGCCGGAAGAGCTTCACCGCGCCTTCGGCGAAGCGGAACGCAGCAGTCTTTTCTACCATTTCATCGACGCCCGGAGGCGGACGGAAGGCCATGGGGACGACTTTTCCCTCTGGCTGGAGGCCTTCGAGGAGACGGAAGAGGCTCGGAGACACCTCCGCTATCTCGACCCCTATCTCCTTTCCCTCGAAGAGCTCCGATCGGGCCTCCGGCAGGCGATGGCGTTGGGAGAGGAGGCGGAAGCATGA
- a CDS encoding glycosyltransferase, with protein sequence MSGQTLLDRYEAVVGPPVIRHLRQLGDHLAGLRVVHVNSTRSGGGVAEILNRFVPLMRALGIDTVWEVLTGTEAFFDATKTIHNALQGSSKGLATEMMRAFEATNEANAERLRPLLEEADFVFIHDPQPAPLLAFCPNRRGKWIWRCHIDVSRPNRKVWRYLRRWVAPYDADIFSLADFAQPLPHLQYLIPPSIDPLSEKNTDLSDDEVRWTLERHGIDPSRPLVVQVSRFDRFKDPLGVIEAYRLCRRHQDLQLVLAGGGASDDPEGAVVLEEVLAAAAGDADIHVLVLPDDAHRTINALQRGATAVMQKSTKEGFGLTVSEGLWKHKPVIGGDTGGIRLQVMDRFNGYRVRTPQGAALRLRHLLQHPNQARRMGENAHHHVRENFLITRQLRSVLALMAALRAGDPERLEVSF encoded by the coding sequence ATGTCGGGACAGACACTCCTCGATCGCTACGAGGCCGTCGTCGGACCGCCCGTCATCCGCCATCTTCGCCAGCTCGGCGATCACCTGGCGGGCCTGCGCGTCGTTCACGTCAACTCGACGCGCAGCGGCGGCGGCGTGGCCGAGATCCTCAACCGCTTCGTCCCCCTCATGAGGGCCCTCGGCATCGACACGGTCTGGGAGGTCCTGACGGGAACGGAGGCGTTCTTCGACGCCACGAAGACGATCCACAACGCCCTTCAGGGCTCGTCGAAGGGACTCGCGACGGAGATGATGCGGGCCTTCGAGGCGACGAACGAGGCCAACGCGGAACGCCTCCGCCCTCTTCTGGAGGAGGCCGACTTCGTCTTCATCCACGATCCCCAGCCGGCACCTCTCCTGGCTTTCTGCCCGAACCGGAGGGGAAAGTGGATCTGGCGCTGTCATATCGACGTGAGCCGCCCCAACCGCAAGGTCTGGCGCTATCTGAGACGCTGGGTCGCCCCCTACGACGCCGACATCTTCTCCCTGGCCGACTTCGCCCAACCCCTCCCCCACCTCCAGTACCTCATTCCCCCCAGCATCGACCCCCTGAGCGAGAAGAACACCGACCTCTCCGACGACGAGGTCCGATGGACGCTGGAACGCCACGGTATCGATCCCTCTCGGCCCCTCGTCGTCCAGGTCTCCCGCTTCGACCGATTCAAGGACCCCTTGGGCGTCATCGAGGCCTACCGTCTCTGCCGGCGCCATCAGGATCTCCAGCTGGTCCTCGCCGGAGGAGGGGCCTCCGACGATCCGGAAGGAGCCGTCGTTCTCGAGGAGGTCCTGGCCGCGGCGGCGGGCGACGCCGACATCCACGTCCTCGTCCTCCCCGACGACGCCCACAGGACGATCAACGCCCTCCAGAGGGGGGCCACGGCGGTCATGCAGAAATCGACGAAGGAGGGATTCGGCCTCACCGTCTCCGAAGGTCTATGGAAGCACAAACCCGTCATCGGCGGCGACACGGGGGGCATCCGCCTCCAGGTGATGGACCGGTTCAACGGCTACCGCGTCCGCACCCCGCAGGGAGCGGCCCTGCGACTCCGCCACCTCCTCCAGCACCCGAATCAGGCAAGACGGATGGGGGAAAACGCCCACCACCACGTCAGGGAGAATTTCCTCATCACCCGTCAGCTTCGAAGCGTCCTGGCCCTCATGGCCGCCCTGCGGGCCGGCGATCCCGAAAGGCTGGAGGTCTCCTTCTGA
- the otsB gene encoding trehalose-phosphatase, whose product MLLPEAFRHRLARARHALFMIDYDGTLAAFRARRDLAYPDGGVREGLERVIASGTRLVVISGREAAEVSRLLGIAGLEIWGCHGAQRRTADGESFLPSLTAEQQNLLAEAEARALPVLPEGTLERKPLSLAGHFRSLPPGARAEAARDLRQAWEPLVGDDGELRPFDGGLEFRFRRHHKGRAVATLIDEEREAVAAYAGDDETDEDAFRALRPSDLAILVAESDRPTAASLRLRRRDVPALLDEWAAIGEKRREGKR is encoded by the coding sequence ATGCTCCTTCCCGAGGCCTTCCGGCACCGCCTCGCCCGGGCCCGGCACGCCCTCTTCATGATCGATTACGACGGCACTCTGGCCGCCTTCCGTGCCCGGCGCGATCTGGCCTACCCCGACGGCGGCGTCCGAGAGGGGCTGGAGCGGGTCATCGCCTCGGGGACGCGCCTCGTCGTCATCTCCGGCCGGGAGGCCGCCGAGGTCTCACGCCTCCTCGGTATCGCGGGGCTGGAAATATGGGGCTGCCACGGAGCGCAACGACGCACCGCCGACGGAGAGTCCTTCCTCCCTTCCCTGACGGCCGAGCAGCAGAACCTCCTCGCCGAAGCCGAGGCGAGAGCTCTTCCGGTCCTTCCCGAAGGGACGCTGGAAAGGAAACCCCTGTCCCTGGCGGGACACTTCCGCTCCCTTCCTCCGGGCGCGAGGGCGGAGGCTGCCAGGGATCTCAGGCAGGCCTGGGAACCCCTCGTCGGCGACGACGGAGAGCTGCGCCCCTTCGACGGAGGCCTCGAGTTCCGCTTCCGACGCCACCACAAGGGAAGGGCCGTGGCGACGCTCATCGACGAGGAGAGGGAAGCCGTCGCCGCCTACGCGGGCGACGACGAGACCGACGAGGACGCCTTCCGGGCCCTCCGGCCCTCCGATCTGGCCATTCTCGTCGCCGAAAGCGACCGCCCCACGGCGGCCTCTCTGAGGCTGAGGAGAAGGGACGTCCCCGCGCTCCTCGACGAGTGGGCCGCGATCGGCGAGAAGAGGCGGGAGGGCAAGAGATGA
- a CDS encoding alpha,alpha-trehalose-phosphate synthase (UDP-forming) yields MSPLSARLIVVSNRLPLALKREDGKWRFEAGSGGLVTAMGPVLKNRGGIWIGWPGNREPIELPLLRQILGPVSEESGYRLLPVILDEGEVENYYEGFANAAIWPLFHDLQTECLFHPRHWEAYGKVNGRFARVAARHSDREDLIWVHDYHLMHLALKLKERAVERRTAFFLHIPFPPPDIFLKLPWRYEVMEGLTAYDFVAFQTMRDRQNFQACLRAFWPSSRVRGRGPVVTVGRDEGDIVVGALPISIDFAHFEALARSPKAVQTCEELRKAHRGRKIFLGVDRLDYTKGILQRLEAYGRLLEGQETLRESVVFIQILVPSREGVEAYSRLRDEIERAVSRINGRYATTGWTPLSFFFRSLPSDELAGFYRAADVAVVTPLRDGMNLVAKEYCACNTDGDGVLVLSEFAGAAGQLAKGALLVNPHDVEGLARTLVAACDMAREEREKRMIRLRRAVRRQDIFWWVDNFLRAAAGRALRDFPPDDLAPLLPRPRERPLA; encoded by the coding sequence ATGAGCCCTCTGTCGGCCCGCCTCATCGTCGTCTCCAACAGGCTGCCCCTGGCCCTCAAGAGGGAGGACGGGAAGTGGCGTTTCGAGGCCGGATCGGGAGGGCTGGTCACCGCCATGGGGCCGGTCCTCAAAAACAGGGGGGGCATCTGGATCGGATGGCCCGGCAACCGGGAACCGATCGAACTCCCCCTCCTGCGCCAGATTCTCGGCCCCGTCTCGGAGGAGAGCGGCTACCGCCTCCTTCCCGTCATCCTCGACGAGGGCGAGGTGGAAAACTACTACGAGGGTTTCGCCAACGCCGCCATCTGGCCCCTCTTCCACGACCTCCAGACGGAATGTCTCTTCCATCCCCGCCACTGGGAGGCCTACGGAAAGGTCAACGGCCGATTCGCCCGCGTCGCGGCCCGCCACAGCGACAGGGAGGACCTCATCTGGGTCCACGACTACCACCTGATGCACCTGGCCCTGAAGCTGAAGGAGCGCGCCGTCGAACGACGGACCGCCTTTTTCCTCCACATCCCCTTCCCCCCGCCCGACATCTTCCTCAAGCTTCCCTGGCGCTACGAGGTCATGGAAGGGCTGACGGCCTACGATTTCGTCGCCTTTCAGACCATGAGGGACCGGCAGAACTTCCAGGCCTGCCTCCGCGCCTTCTGGCCCTCGTCGCGGGTGCGGGGTCGGGGGCCCGTCGTCACCGTCGGGCGCGACGAAGGCGACATCGTCGTCGGCGCCCTGCCCATCAGCATCGATTTCGCCCATTTCGAGGCCCTGGCCCGCTCACCCAAAGCCGTCCAGACCTGCGAAGAGCTCCGCAAGGCTCATCGAGGGCGGAAGATCTTCCTCGGCGTCGACCGTCTCGACTACACCAAGGGGATCCTCCAGCGTCTGGAGGCCTACGGAAGGCTTCTGGAAGGACAGGAAACGCTTCGGGAGAGCGTCGTCTTCATCCAGATCCTCGTTCCCAGCCGCGAAGGCGTCGAGGCCTACAGCCGCCTCCGCGACGAGATCGAGAGGGCCGTGAGCCGCATCAACGGACGATACGCCACGACGGGCTGGACGCCTCTTTCCTTTTTCTTCCGCTCCCTTCCCTCCGACGAGCTGGCCGGCTTCTACCGCGCCGCCGACGTGGCCGTCGTCACGCCCCTCCGCGACGGCATGAACCTCGTCGCGAAGGAATACTGCGCCTGCAACACCGACGGAGACGGCGTCCTCGTCCTGAGCGAGTTCGCCGGAGCGGCCGGTCAGCTGGCAAAAGGAGCGCTCCTCGTCAACCCTCACGACGTGGAGGGGCTGGCCCGGACTCTCGTCGCGGCCTGCGACATGGCCCGGGAGGAACGGGAGAAACGCATGATCCGGCTTCGCCGGGCCGTTCGAAGGCAAGACATCTTCTGGTGGGTCGACAACTTTCTCCGGGCCGCGGCGGGGAGGGCCCTCCGGGATTTCCCGCCCGACGACCTGGCACCCCTTCTTCCACGGCCTCGGGAACGCCCTCTGGCCTGA
- a CDS encoding TRAP transporter large permease, with protein sequence MSVLLLFALLTLCLALSIPIGISLGIATALVLHFTSSIPLVMISQNAFAALDSFPLLAIPLFMLAGSLMSYGGISKRLVALADSLVGFISGGLAMVTVTACMFFGAISGSGPATVSAIGSFMIPAMRRKKYEEGFAAALTAAAGSIGVIIPPSIPFVIYGVVSGASIGEMFMAGIVPGVIIGLALMTVSYVIARRRGYPKSDTPPTAGGLWKAFREAFWALLVPLIILGGIYGGIFTPTEAAVVAVVYSLFIGRFVYHELDGRTTYRAFRDAALVNGATTFMIGLSMGFAQYLTMEQIPIKIATALLGLSSNYVVIILLILALLLVVGCFVDNISSMIILTPILLPVVQKLGMEPVHFGLVMTVALATGFITPPYGANLFVASAVSGVKMEKISRNMVPFFAALLGCLLLFAFVPSLSMGLVRIFMR encoded by the coding sequence ATGTCGGTCCTCCTCCTCTTCGCCCTCCTCACCCTCTGTCTGGCCCTCTCCATCCCCATCGGCATCTCCCTGGGCATCGCGACGGCTCTGGTGCTCCATTTCACCAGCTCCATCCCCCTCGTCATGATCAGCCAGAACGCCTTCGCCGCCCTCGACTCCTTTCCCCTGCTGGCCATCCCCCTCTTCATGCTGGCCGGTTCCCTCATGAGCTACGGCGGCATCTCGAAGCGCCTCGTCGCCCTGGCCGACAGCCTCGTGGGCTTCATCTCCGGCGGCCTGGCCATGGTGACCGTCACGGCCTGCATGTTCTTCGGCGCCATCTCGGGATCGGGGCCGGCGACGGTCTCGGCCATCGGGTCCTTCATGATCCCCGCCATGCGCAGGAAAAAATACGAGGAGGGCTTCGCCGCGGCCCTGACGGCGGCGGCGGGCTCCATCGGCGTCATCATTCCGCCGTCGATTCCCTTCGTCATCTACGGCGTCGTCTCCGGGGCCTCCATCGGCGAGATGTTCATGGCCGGCATCGTGCCGGGCGTCATCATCGGCCTCGCCCTGATGACCGTCTCCTACGTCATCGCCAGGAGGCGGGGCTATCCCAAGAGCGATACGCCCCCGACGGCAGGCGGGCTCTGGAAGGCCTTTCGCGAGGCCTTCTGGGCCCTGCTCGTCCCTCTGATCATCCTGGGGGGGATCTACGGCGGCATCTTCACGCCCACCGAGGCCGCCGTCGTGGCCGTCGTCTACTCCCTCTTCATCGGTCGCTTCGTCTATCACGAGCTCGACGGCAGGACGACCTACCGGGCCTTCCGCGACGCGGCCCTCGTCAACGGAGCCACGACCTTCATGATCGGCCTCTCCATGGGGTTCGCCCAGTATCTGACGATGGAGCAGATCCCCATCAAGATCGCCACGGCCCTGTTGGGGCTCTCCTCCAACTACGTCGTCATCATCCTCCTCATCCTGGCCCTTCTCCTCGTCGTGGGCTGCTTCGTCGACAACATCTCCTCCATGATCATCCTCACGCCTATCCTTCTTCCCGTCGTCCAGAAGCTGGGGATGGAGCCCGTCCACTTCGGTCTCGTCATGACGGTGGCCCTCGCCACGGGATTCATCACCCCTCCCTACGGCGCCAATCTCTTCGTCGCCTCGGCCGTCTCGGGCGTGAAGATGGAGAAGATCTCGCGCAACATGGTCCCCTTCTTCGCCGCCCTCCTGGGCTGTCTTCTCCTTTTCGCCTTCGTCCCCTCCCTGAGCATGGGCCTCGTGAGGATCTTCATGCGCTAG
- a CDS encoding TRAP transporter small permease — translation MIGRIWNRLEEILLVSSLAFTVGLIFIQVIMRYVFRNSLSWSEELARYLFLWQIWLGASFAVKEHAHLRIEALVDHLSPSRRRFLEFTALLAWFAFSLFLAVKGSELTLLLLKRGQVSPAMRLPMAYAYASVPVGSALMSIRLVEEMVRFFRAPLTEVK, via the coding sequence GTGATCGGAAGAATCTGGAACCGTCTGGAGGAGATCCTTCTCGTCTCCAGCCTCGCCTTCACCGTCGGCCTCATTTTCATCCAGGTCATCATGCGCTACGTCTTCCGGAATTCCCTCTCCTGGAGCGAGGAGCTGGCCCGCTATCTTTTCCTCTGGCAGATCTGGCTCGGCGCCAGCTTCGCCGTCAAGGAGCACGCCCATCTGCGGATCGAGGCCCTCGTCGACCACCTGTCTCCCTCGCGCCGCCGCTTTCTGGAGTTCACCGCCCTTCTGGCCTGGTTCGCCTTCAGCCTCTTTTTGGCCGTCAAAGGCTCCGAGCTGACGCTCCTCCTGCTCAAGCGGGGGCAGGTCTCGCCGGCCATGCGTCTGCCCATGGCCTACGCCTACGCCTCCGTCCCCGTCGGATCGGCCCTCATGTCCATCCGCCTCGTCGAGGAGATGGTCCGCTTCTTCCGCGCCCCCCTCACGGAGGTGAAGTAG
- a CDS encoding TRAP transporter substrate-binding protein, whose product MKLKSRYVAVALSLFAVLGLVGAAPALAKTYTIKLAYVVPETQSTHIAAAEVFKPYVEEASKGQIKVELFPNGQLGGDRQAIEAVQLGTVQMTIPAAAVLSGFEPKFQVFDLPFVFKSKEAAYRALDGELGDRLAETLLPLGLRNLAYAENGFRHISNNRAPIHTPEDLAGFKIRTMENPVHMATFKALGANPTPISFGELYTALQQKVVDAQENPIPLVYTSKFHEVQKYYSLTGHVYAATVLLMNEPFFASLPEDLQKVVVEGAVRYRTYQRELSQKQDEEMIAKLREAGMEVNELTEEEKRPFIEKTLPVYDQFADQIGADLIELAKRAND is encoded by the coding sequence ATGAAGCTGAAAAGCAGGTACGTCGCCGTCGCTCTTTCGCTTTTCGCCGTTCTCGGGTTGGTCGGGGCCGCTCCCGCCCTGGCCAAGACCTACACGATCAAGCTGGCCTACGTCGTTCCCGAGACGCAGTCGACCCACATCGCCGCGGCCGAGGTCTTCAAGCCCTACGTCGAGGAGGCATCGAAGGGGCAGATCAAGGTCGAGCTCTTCCCCAACGGCCAGCTCGGCGGTGACCGTCAGGCCATCGAGGCCGTCCAGCTCGGAACGGTCCAGATGACCATCCCCGCCGCCGCCGTCCTCTCGGGCTTCGAGCCCAAGTTCCAGGTCTTCGACCTGCCCTTCGTCTTCAAGTCCAAGGAGGCCGCCTACAGGGCCCTCGACGGCGAGCTGGGCGACAGGCTGGCCGAGACGCTCCTGCCTCTGGGGCTGAGGAACCTGGCCTACGCCGAGAACGGCTTCCGTCATATCTCCAACAACAGGGCCCCCATCCACACCCCCGAAGACCTGGCCGGCTTCAAGATCAGGACGATGGAAAATCCCGTCCACATGGCCACCTTCAAGGCCCTGGGAGCCAATCCCACGCCCATCAGCTTCGGCGAGCTCTACACGGCCCTTCAGCAGAAGGTCGTCGATGCCCAGGAGAATCCCATTCCCCTCGTCTACACCTCCAAGTTCCATGAAGTCCAGAAGTACTACTCCCTGACGGGACACGTCTACGCCGCCACGGTCCTTCTCATGAACGAGCCCTTCTTCGCCTCCCTCCCCGAGGACCTTCAGAAGGTCGTCGTCGAAGGGGCCGTCCGCTACAGGACCTACCAGCGCGAGCTCTCCCAGAAGCAGGACGAGGAGATGATCGCCAAGCTCCGCGAGGCTGGCATGGAAGTGAACGAACTCACCGAGGAGGAAAAGAGGCCTTTCATCGAGAAGACCCTCCCCGTCTACGATCAGTTCGCCGACCAGATCGGCGCCGATCTCATCGAACTGGCCAAGAGGGCCAACGACTAG